Proteins co-encoded in one Ooceraea biroi isolate clonal line C1 chromosome 9, Obir_v5.4, whole genome shotgun sequence genomic window:
- the LOC105276288 gene encoding homeobox protein cut isoform X1, whose amino-acid sequence MQASAEANSRNITTMEWLYKKEPLFTLAHFWQQRATSAEKEIAALKEQLAATNDSNSKTEGHQLSQPPQGSDQQQVHDASNPRRTPNSNLEQELQAKDKEINQLVEEMSRLQQSLQRLQETSAQATARLEEELEVRKQHINRLESKLERQRDYDDLKREISVLRSVDLSQIPTGEPGKSLEHLLMERFKALQQAENLKLSNTPDALGGLSSPLQRASTASPHGVGGVPPTSHASSQQPPPPPPTAASLPPRSTPTPSSATSTTSSLLFPPPLQNVETFGSFLGEEIVANWRRSLERTIMNQQQHQQQQSQQQQQPQQPQQQQQQQPSQPQSSQLSQLTQQQQQLQQAQSHIGLHPPTTPSSLNHLPSPGADTSSTSNTPAKSNTPIGTTPLGSLDVIEKAPTPVSGHETPAPPTPSSTTALTSPPSFQPPTSMVETSTPAASINGSGLTSGLPSAPPPKSPADQESCHNNNNNSHHLANNNIGGLSVLDTLKSPFRFDDRAYPFRFGDEFGAAGMAGRLGESLIPKGDPMEARLQEMLRHNMDKYASQNLDTLHIARRVRELLSIHNIGQRLFAKYVLGLSQGTVSELLSKPKPWDKLTEKGRDSYRKMHGWACDENAVLLLKSLIPKKEYVSGKEQGMPAFARGPQDGGPPEMSDERLAHILSESGHMQMRGEHEVSNDADSKSPNRIGCPSPFNKDRLDSQNRRLKKYENDDIPQEKVVRIYQEELAKLMGRRVEDLRPREFPSAIFPHFFSGTQSGLQGIERTQEDIRMALDAYHRELQKLNAAPGQNPSIAGLPGLPGLPGLLALQQQALQQHHLAANGGGGVQDLSLGKIDPRNKMINGVSEEEKEKMEEAMRHAGSAFSLVRPKQDSTGPQSTPGGSSASSPLGNSILPPAMTPNEEFSSAAAASPLQRMASITNSLISQPSTPTHHSANQRPLKAVLPPITQQQFDMYNNLNTEDIVKRVKEQLSQYSISQRLFGESVLGLSQGSVSDLLARPKPWHMLTQKGREPFIRMKMFLEDDNAVHKLVASQYKIAPEKLMRTGGYGGLPRKFNSACGTPMKPMPPTKLVQEQLQNAAKAQAAAQAAAQAAAQQHQQENQMQLGPPQQSPQHPQHPQPPPPMMLTPPGPHHPHTQLSMQELQKKQQQQQQQMSLHSPHHQMAPSPLRSLHPHISPSVYEMAALTQDLDTQTITTKIKEALLANNIGQKIFGEAVLGLSQGSVSELLSKPKPWHMLSIKGREPFIRMQLWLSDAHNIDRLQALKNERREANKRRRSSGPGHDNSSDTSSNDTAEFYHAASPGPGPTTGKKQRVLFSEEQKEALRLAFALDPYPNVATIEFLASELALSSRTITNWFHNHRMRLKQQTPHGQPEPQSPREPGQPFDPVQFRLLLNQRLLEIQKERLGLGNVPLPYSPYFNPNLAALVGNALKEQCSGLDLSMNALKREPNQEFEDEDVEDAMSNLGSEDSEGSASSIKREPAETPTAPTTARSNRRKPAAPQWVNPEWQEPTRAGDEVIINGVCVMQTDDYGVKREAEETIRVEPTPVQDRYEEDAQSDVSSVSGNNGPDRDSPLPSPKSGQNSPQTLLRPPSAQQTQQSTEESPKDVVKHESEETWDY is encoded by the exons ATCAACCAGTTGGTGGAGGAGATGTCCAGGCTACAACAAAGTCTGCAACGCCTCCAGGAGACCAGTGCGCAAGCAACGGCGCGGCTCGAAGAGGAACTCGAAGTGCGCAAGCAGCACATCAACAGACTCGAGAGCAAACTGGAACGGCAGCGGGATTATGACGACCTGAAGCGTGAGATCAGTGTACTGAGGTCGGTCGACCTCTCGCAGATACCGACTGGCGAACCCGGCAAGAGCCTAGAACATCTTCTCATGGAGCGCTTCAAGGCGCTCCAGCAAGCCGAGAACCTGAAGCTCTCCAACACGCCCGACGCACTCG GTGGATTATCGTCACCCCTGCAGCGCGCCTCGACCGCCTCGCCTCACGGGGTCGGAGGTGTGCCACCTACGTCCCATGCATCCTCCCAAcaaccaccgccgccgcctccgACAGCAGCCTCCCTTCCTCCACGTTCCACTCCGACACCCTCCTCGGCCACTTCGACGACTTCGAGCCTCCTTTTCCCGCCGCCCCTCCAGAATGTGGAGACCTTCGGCTCCTTCCTCGGCGAAGAAATCGTCGCCAATTGGAGGCGGTCGTTGGAAAGGACTATCATGAACCAGCAACAGCATCAACAGCAACAAtcgcaacaacaacagcaaccGCAACAAccgcagcaacagcagcagcaacagccaTCACAGCCACAATCGTCTCAGTTGAGTCAATTGacgcaacagcaacagcaattGCAACAGGCCCAATCACACATAGGTTTACATCCGCCGACAACGCCAAGTAGTTTGAATCATCTTCCGTCACCGGGCGCGGACACGTCGTCCACCTCAAACACCCCGGCGAAATCGAACACGCCAATTGGTACCACACCTCTGGGCAGCCTCGACGTCATTGAAAAGGCGCCGACGCCAGTGTCGGGACACGAGACTCCGGCACCGCCGACGCCGTCCTCCACGACTGCCTTAACTTCGCCGCCGAGTTTCCAGCCGCCTACGTCGATGGTGGAGACCAGCACCCCTGCAGCCTCCATCAACGGTAGCGGGCTCACGTCCGGGCTGCCGAGCGCGCCACCTCCGAAGAGTCCGGCCGATCAGGAATCGTGccacaacaacaacaacaacagccaTCACCTGGCGAACAACAACATCGGCGGTCTCAGCGTCCTCGATACGCTGAAGAGTCCGTTTCGTTTCGATGATCGCGCCTACCCGTTCCGATTCGGCGATGAGTTCGGCGCCGCCGGGATGGCCGGTCGGCTGGGGGAGTCCCTTATTCCAAAGGGCGATCCCATGGAGGCGCGATTGCAGGAGATGCTGCGCCACAACATGGACAAGTACGCCTCGCAGAACCTCGATACACTGCACATAGCCAGGCGAGTGCGCGAGCTGCTGTCAATACACAATATCGGTCAGAGGCTGTTTGCCAAGTACGTGCTCGGGCTAAGTCAGGGCACGGTGAGTGAGTTGCTCAGCAAGCCCAAGCCATGGGACAAGCTGACTGAGAAGGGCCGCGACAGCTATCGGAAGATGCACGGCTGGGCTTGCGACGAGAACGCCGTCCTGCTGCTCAAGTCCCTGATCCCCAAGAAAG AGTATGTTTCAGGCAAGGAGCAGGGAATGCCAGCGTTCGCACGCGGACCACAGGATGGTGGTCCGCCAGAAATGAGTGACGAAAGATTGGCACATATTCTCTCGGAGTCGGGACATATGCAGATGCGGGGTGAGCACGAGGTGTCAAACGATGCCGACAGCAAGAGCCCGAACAGGATCGGTTGCCCAAGCCCGTTCAACAAGGACAGATTGGACAGCCAGAACAGGAGACTGAAGAAGTACGAGAACGACGACATTCCTCAGGAGAAGGTGGTGAGGATCTACCAGGAGGAGCTGGCCAAGCTGATGGGTAGGAGAGTGGAGGACCTTCGCCCGCGGGAGTTCCCTAG TGCGATCTTCCCGCATTTTTTCAGTGGCACCCAAAGCGGTCTGCAAGGTATCGAGCGTACCCAGGAGGATATTCGGATGGCGTTGGACGCTTATCATCGTGAGCTGCAGAAGCTGAACGCCGCACCGGGGCAGAATCCCTCAATAGCTGGACTGCCGGGACTGCCTGGACTTCCGGGGCTGTTAGCGCTTCAGCAACAGGCGCTCCAACAGCACCATTTGGCCGCCAATGGTGGTGGCGGTGTTCAGGACTTGAGTCTGGGCAAGATAGATCCGCGCAACAAGATGATAAACGGCGTAtcggaggaggagaaggagaaaatgGAGGAAGCGATGAGACATGCCGGTAGTGCATTCTCCTTAGTGAGGCCGAAACAGGACTCGACGGGTCCACAATCGACACCAGGCGGTTCGAGCGCGAGTTCACCACTTGGCAATTCCATACTTCCACCGGCGATGACGCCCAATGAAGAGTTCTCTAGTGCGGCGGCGGCCAGTCCTCTTCAGAGGATGGCCTCGATCACGAACAGTTTGATAAGCCAACCGTCCACGCCAACTCACCACTCGGCCAATCAGAGGCCGCTGAAAGCCGTGCTTCCTCCGATCACGCAACAGCAGTTCGACATGTACAACAATCTTAACACTGAAGACATCGTCAAGAGG GTGAAGGAACAGCTGTCTCAGTACTCGATCTCGCAGCGGCTATTTGGCGAGTCGGTATTGGGTCTGTCTCAGGGATCGGTGTCGGACCTGCTCGCGCGTCCCAAACCGTGGCACATGCTGACCCAGAAAGGCCGCGAACCCTTCATCCGGATGAAGATGTTCCTCGAGGACGACAATGCGGTGCATAAGCTGGTGGCCAGCCAATACAAGATCGCTCCGGAGAAGCTAATGAGGACCGGCGGCTACGGCGGCCTGCCTCGTAAGTTTAACTCAG CGTGCGGAACGCCTATGAAACCGATGCCGCCGACAAAACTCGTCCAGGAACAGCTGCAGAACGCGGCGAAGGCGCAGGCTGCTGCGCAAGCGGCGGCGCAAGCAGCGGCGCAGCAGCATCAGCAGGAAAATCAAATGCAGCTCGGTCCGCCGCAGCAGAGTCCTCAACATCCGCAGCACCCGCAGCCGCCACCGCCAATGATGTTGACCCCGCCTGGGCCGCACCATCCTCATACTCAGCTCAGCATGCAGGAACTTCAAAAgaagcaacagcagcagcagcaacaaatGTCGTTACACTCGCCACACCATCAAATGGCACCATCGCCCCTTCGTAGTCTCCATCCGCACATTTCACCGAGCGTATACGAGATGGCTGCCCTTACTCAGGATCTCGACACGCAGACGATCACTACGAAGATCAAAGAAGCGTTATTGGCAAACAACATCGGCCAGAAGATCTTCGGCGAAGCGGTTCTTGGCCTGTCGCAAGGCTCTGTCAGTGAATTGCTGAGTAAACCGAAACCATGGCACATGCTCAGCATAAAAGGCCGAGAGCCGTTCATCAGAATGCAACTCTGGCTATCGGACGCGCACAATATCGATCGATTGCAAGCGTTGAAGAACGAACGACGAGAGGCGAACAAGAGACGACGCAGCAGCGGCCCCGGTCACGACAATAGTTCCGACACCTCGAGCAACGACACCGCCGAATTCTATCATGCAGCGTCGCCCGGCCCAGGGCCCACCACCGGCAAGAAGCAGCGCGTGCTCTTCTCGGAGGAGCAAAAGGAAGCTCTCAGACTCGCCTTCGCCTTGGACCCGTATCCGAATGTGGCCACCATTGAGTTCCTCGCCAGTGAACTCGCCTTATCGTCACGAACGATAACCAACTGGTTTCACAATCACCGCATGAGACTGAAGCAACAGACGCCGCACGGCCAGCCGGAACCGCAATCGCCGCGGGAGCCCGGCCAGCCGTTCGATCCCGTTCAATTCAGATTGCTGTTGAACCAAAGACTGCTGGAGATCCAGAAGGAGAGGCTAGGCCTAGGAAACGTGCCTCTGCCCTACTCTCCGTATTTCAATCCCAACCTAGCGGCCCTGGTGGGCAACGCGCTGAAGGAGCAGTGTTCCGGTCTCGATCTCTCGATGAACGCCCTGAAGAGGGAGCCCAATCAGGAGTTCGAGGATGAAGACGTCGAGGACGCGATGAGTAATCTTGGTAGCGAGGACTCGGAAGGATCGGCCAGCAGTATAAAAAGGGAGCCCGCGGAAACGCCGACGGCGCCGACGACGGCCAGGTCGAACAGGCGGAAACCCGCGGCACCGCAATGGGTGAACCCCGAATGGCAGGAGCCGACGAGGGCGGGCGATGAAGTCATCATCAATGGCGTTTGCGTAATGCAGACGGATGATTACGGCGTGAAGAGGGAGGCTGAGGAAACCATAAGGGTCGAGCCAACTCCCGTGCAGGACCGATACGAAGAGGACGCCCAGAGCGACGTCTCGTCCGTATCCGGCAACAACGGACCCGATCGGGACAGTCCGCTGCCTAGTCCCAAGTCTGGTCAGAACAGTCCGCAGACGTTACTCAGACCGCCATCGGCGCAACAGACGCAGCAGTCCACGGAGGAAAGTCCGAAAGATGTGGTAAAGCACGAGTCGGAGGAAACGTGGGACTACTAG
- the LOC105276288 gene encoding homeobox protein cut isoform X4, whose amino-acid sequence MQASAEANSRNITTMEWLYKKEPLFTLAHFWQQRATSAEKEIAALKEQLAATNDSNSKTEGHQLSQPPQGSDQQQVHDASNPRRTPNSNLEQELQAKDKEINQLVEEMSRLQQSLQRLQETSAQATARLEEELEVRKQHINRLESKLERQRDYDDLKREISVLRSVDLSQIPTGEPGKSLEHLLMERFKALQQAENLKLSNTPDALGGLSSPLQRASTASPHGVGGVPPTSHASSQQPPPPPPTAASLPPRSTPTPSSATSTTSSLLFPPPLQNVETFGSFLGEEIVANWRRSLERTIMNQQQHQQQQSQQQQQPQQPQQQQQQQPSQPQSSQLSQLTQQQQQLQQAQSHIGLHPPTTPSSLNHLPSPGADTSSTSNTPAKSNTPIGTTPLGSLDVIEKAPTPVSGHETPAPPTPSSTTALTSPPSFQPPTSMVETSTPAASINGSGLTSGLPSAPPPKSPADQESCHNNNNNSHHLANNNIGGLSVLDTLKSPFRFDDRAYPFRFGDEFGAAGMAGRLGESLIPKGDPMEARLQEMLRHNMDKYASQNLDTLHIARRVRELLSIHNIGQRLFAKYVLGLSQGTVSELLSKPKPWDKLTEKGRDSYRKMHGWACDENAVLLLKSLIPKKGKEQGMPAFARGPQDGGPPEMSDERLAHILSESGHMQMRGEHEVSNDADSKSPNRIGCPSPFNKDRLDSQNRRLKKYENDDIPQEKVVRIYQEELAKLMGRRVEDLRPREFPSAIFPHFFSGTQSGLQGIERTQEDIRMALDAYHRELQKLNAAPGQNPSIAGLPGLPGLPGLLALQQQALQQHHLAANGGGGVQDLSLGKIDPRNKMINGVSEEEKEKMEEAMRHAGSAFSLVRPKQDSTGPQSTPGGSSASSPLGNSILPPAMTPNEEFSSAAAASPLQRMASITNSLISQPSTPTHHSANQRPLKAVLPPITQQQFDMYNNLNTEDIVKRVKEQLSQYSISQRLFGESVLGLSQGSVSDLLARPKPWHMLTQKGREPFIRMKMFLEDDNAVHKLVASQYKIAPEKLMRTGGYGGLPRKFNSACGTPMKPMPPTKLVQEQLQNAAKAQAAAQAAAQAAAQQHQQENQMQLGPPQQSPQHPQHPQPPPPMMLTPPGPHHPHTQLSMQELQKKQQQQQQQMSLHSPHHQMAPSPLRSLHPHISPSVYEMAALTQDLDTQTITTKIKEALLANNIGQKIFGEAVLGLSQGSVSELLSKPKPWHMLSIKGREPFIRMQLWLSDAHNIDRLQALKNERREANKRRRSSGPGHDNSSDTSSNDTAEFYHAASPGPGPTTGKKQRVLFSEEQKEALRLAFALDPYPNVATIEFLASELALSSRTITNWFHNHRMRLKQQTPHGQPEPQSPREPGQPFDPVQFRLLLNQRLLEIQKERLGLGNVPLPYSPYFNPNLAALVGNALKEQCSGLDLSMNALKREPNQEFEDEDVEDAMSNLGSEDSEGSASSIKREPAETPTAPTTARSNRRKPAAPQWVNPEWQEPTRAGDEVIINGVCVMQTDDYGVKREAEETIRVEPTPVQDRYEEDAQSDVSSVSGNNGPDRDSPLPSPKSGQNSPQTLLRPPSAQQTQQSTEESPKDVVKHESEETWDY is encoded by the exons ATCAACCAGTTGGTGGAGGAGATGTCCAGGCTACAACAAAGTCTGCAACGCCTCCAGGAGACCAGTGCGCAAGCAACGGCGCGGCTCGAAGAGGAACTCGAAGTGCGCAAGCAGCACATCAACAGACTCGAGAGCAAACTGGAACGGCAGCGGGATTATGACGACCTGAAGCGTGAGATCAGTGTACTGAGGTCGGTCGACCTCTCGCAGATACCGACTGGCGAACCCGGCAAGAGCCTAGAACATCTTCTCATGGAGCGCTTCAAGGCGCTCCAGCAAGCCGAGAACCTGAAGCTCTCCAACACGCCCGACGCACTCG GTGGATTATCGTCACCCCTGCAGCGCGCCTCGACCGCCTCGCCTCACGGGGTCGGAGGTGTGCCACCTACGTCCCATGCATCCTCCCAAcaaccaccgccgccgcctccgACAGCAGCCTCCCTTCCTCCACGTTCCACTCCGACACCCTCCTCGGCCACTTCGACGACTTCGAGCCTCCTTTTCCCGCCGCCCCTCCAGAATGTGGAGACCTTCGGCTCCTTCCTCGGCGAAGAAATCGTCGCCAATTGGAGGCGGTCGTTGGAAAGGACTATCATGAACCAGCAACAGCATCAACAGCAACAAtcgcaacaacaacagcaaccGCAACAAccgcagcaacagcagcagcaacagccaTCACAGCCACAATCGTCTCAGTTGAGTCAATTGacgcaacagcaacagcaattGCAACAGGCCCAATCACACATAGGTTTACATCCGCCGACAACGCCAAGTAGTTTGAATCATCTTCCGTCACCGGGCGCGGACACGTCGTCCACCTCAAACACCCCGGCGAAATCGAACACGCCAATTGGTACCACACCTCTGGGCAGCCTCGACGTCATTGAAAAGGCGCCGACGCCAGTGTCGGGACACGAGACTCCGGCACCGCCGACGCCGTCCTCCACGACTGCCTTAACTTCGCCGCCGAGTTTCCAGCCGCCTACGTCGATGGTGGAGACCAGCACCCCTGCAGCCTCCATCAACGGTAGCGGGCTCACGTCCGGGCTGCCGAGCGCGCCACCTCCGAAGAGTCCGGCCGATCAGGAATCGTGccacaacaacaacaacaacagccaTCACCTGGCGAACAACAACATCGGCGGTCTCAGCGTCCTCGATACGCTGAAGAGTCCGTTTCGTTTCGATGATCGCGCCTACCCGTTCCGATTCGGCGATGAGTTCGGCGCCGCCGGGATGGCCGGTCGGCTGGGGGAGTCCCTTATTCCAAAGGGCGATCCCATGGAGGCGCGATTGCAGGAGATGCTGCGCCACAACATGGACAAGTACGCCTCGCAGAACCTCGATACACTGCACATAGCCAGGCGAGTGCGCGAGCTGCTGTCAATACACAATATCGGTCAGAGGCTGTTTGCCAAGTACGTGCTCGGGCTAAGTCAGGGCACGGTGAGTGAGTTGCTCAGCAAGCCCAAGCCATGGGACAAGCTGACTGAGAAGGGCCGCGACAGCTATCGGAAGATGCACGGCTGGGCTTGCGACGAGAACGCCGTCCTGCTGCTCAAGTCCCTGATCCCCAAGAAAG GCAAGGAGCAGGGAATGCCAGCGTTCGCACGCGGACCACAGGATGGTGGTCCGCCAGAAATGAGTGACGAAAGATTGGCACATATTCTCTCGGAGTCGGGACATATGCAGATGCGGGGTGAGCACGAGGTGTCAAACGATGCCGACAGCAAGAGCCCGAACAGGATCGGTTGCCCAAGCCCGTTCAACAAGGACAGATTGGACAGCCAGAACAGGAGACTGAAGAAGTACGAGAACGACGACATTCCTCAGGAGAAGGTGGTGAGGATCTACCAGGAGGAGCTGGCCAAGCTGATGGGTAGGAGAGTGGAGGACCTTCGCCCGCGGGAGTTCCCTAG TGCGATCTTCCCGCATTTTTTCAGTGGCACCCAAAGCGGTCTGCAAGGTATCGAGCGTACCCAGGAGGATATTCGGATGGCGTTGGACGCTTATCATCGTGAGCTGCAGAAGCTGAACGCCGCACCGGGGCAGAATCCCTCAATAGCTGGACTGCCGGGACTGCCTGGACTTCCGGGGCTGTTAGCGCTTCAGCAACAGGCGCTCCAACAGCACCATTTGGCCGCCAATGGTGGTGGCGGTGTTCAGGACTTGAGTCTGGGCAAGATAGATCCGCGCAACAAGATGATAAACGGCGTAtcggaggaggagaaggagaaaatgGAGGAAGCGATGAGACATGCCGGTAGTGCATTCTCCTTAGTGAGGCCGAAACAGGACTCGACGGGTCCACAATCGACACCAGGCGGTTCGAGCGCGAGTTCACCACTTGGCAATTCCATACTTCCACCGGCGATGACGCCCAATGAAGAGTTCTCTAGTGCGGCGGCGGCCAGTCCTCTTCAGAGGATGGCCTCGATCACGAACAGTTTGATAAGCCAACCGTCCACGCCAACTCACCACTCGGCCAATCAGAGGCCGCTGAAAGCCGTGCTTCCTCCGATCACGCAACAGCAGTTCGACATGTACAACAATCTTAACACTGAAGACATCGTCAAGAGG GTGAAGGAACAGCTGTCTCAGTACTCGATCTCGCAGCGGCTATTTGGCGAGTCGGTATTGGGTCTGTCTCAGGGATCGGTGTCGGACCTGCTCGCGCGTCCCAAACCGTGGCACATGCTGACCCAGAAAGGCCGCGAACCCTTCATCCGGATGAAGATGTTCCTCGAGGACGACAATGCGGTGCATAAGCTGGTGGCCAGCCAATACAAGATCGCTCCGGAGAAGCTAATGAGGACCGGCGGCTACGGCGGCCTGCCTCGTAAGTTTAACTCAG CGTGCGGAACGCCTATGAAACCGATGCCGCCGACAAAACTCGTCCAGGAACAGCTGCAGAACGCGGCGAAGGCGCAGGCTGCTGCGCAAGCGGCGGCGCAAGCAGCGGCGCAGCAGCATCAGCAGGAAAATCAAATGCAGCTCGGTCCGCCGCAGCAGAGTCCTCAACATCCGCAGCACCCGCAGCCGCCACCGCCAATGATGTTGACCCCGCCTGGGCCGCACCATCCTCATACTCAGCTCAGCATGCAGGAACTTCAAAAgaagcaacagcagcagcagcaacaaatGTCGTTACACTCGCCACACCATCAAATGGCACCATCGCCCCTTCGTAGTCTCCATCCGCACATTTCACCGAGCGTATACGAGATGGCTGCCCTTACTCAGGATCTCGACACGCAGACGATCACTACGAAGATCAAAGAAGCGTTATTGGCAAACAACATCGGCCAGAAGATCTTCGGCGAAGCGGTTCTTGGCCTGTCGCAAGGCTCTGTCAGTGAATTGCTGAGTAAACCGAAACCATGGCACATGCTCAGCATAAAAGGCCGAGAGCCGTTCATCAGAATGCAACTCTGGCTATCGGACGCGCACAATATCGATCGATTGCAAGCGTTGAAGAACGAACGACGAGAGGCGAACAAGAGACGACGCAGCAGCGGCCCCGGTCACGACAATAGTTCCGACACCTCGAGCAACGACACCGCCGAATTCTATCATGCAGCGTCGCCCGGCCCAGGGCCCACCACCGGCAAGAAGCAGCGCGTGCTCTTCTCGGAGGAGCAAAAGGAAGCTCTCAGACTCGCCTTCGCCTTGGACCCGTATCCGAATGTGGCCACCATTGAGTTCCTCGCCAGTGAACTCGCCTTATCGTCACGAACGATAACCAACTGGTTTCACAATCACCGCATGAGACTGAAGCAACAGACGCCGCACGGCCAGCCGGAACCGCAATCGCCGCGGGAGCCCGGCCAGCCGTTCGATCCCGTTCAATTCAGATTGCTGTTGAACCAAAGACTGCTGGAGATCCAGAAGGAGAGGCTAGGCCTAGGAAACGTGCCTCTGCCCTACTCTCCGTATTTCAATCCCAACCTAGCGGCCCTGGTGGGCAACGCGCTGAAGGAGCAGTGTTCCGGTCTCGATCTCTCGATGAACGCCCTGAAGAGGGAGCCCAATCAGGAGTTCGAGGATGAAGACGTCGAGGACGCGATGAGTAATCTTGGTAGCGAGGACTCGGAAGGATCGGCCAGCAGTATAAAAAGGGAGCCCGCGGAAACGCCGACGGCGCCGACGACGGCCAGGTCGAACAGGCGGAAACCCGCGGCACCGCAATGGGTGAACCCCGAATGGCAGGAGCCGACGAGGGCGGGCGATGAAGTCATCATCAATGGCGTTTGCGTAATGCAGACGGATGATTACGGCGTGAAGAGGGAGGCTGAGGAAACCATAAGGGTCGAGCCAACTCCCGTGCAGGACCGATACGAAGAGGACGCCCAGAGCGACGTCTCGTCCGTATCCGGCAACAACGGACCCGATCGGGACAGTCCGCTGCCTAGTCCCAAGTCTGGTCAGAACAGTCCGCAGACGTTACTCAGACCGCCATCGGCGCAACAGACGCAGCAGTCCACGGAGGAAAGTCCGAAAGATGTGGTAAAGCACGAGTCGGAGGAAACGTGGGACTACTAG